A stretch of the Acidilobus sp. 7A genome encodes the following:
- a CDS encoding ABC transporter substrate-binding protein, with protein sequence MHATRDKGSRRSVSTTVLAVIIVVVIVAVVAGVFVATYHPTKVITITYYDDLSPTEAQVFETKILPEFEKTHPNVKIDYIDASASEIASDVEALVQANKREPVIIGEDNMVIGELIYGGYLLNLTPYVNELLSNVSLIPSMKSIVEYETHVFHAIYFVPLRANVPLVFYNATLFKKLGIPSPQNWSELLYDAELIYNKTGIKPVMFQGHGGASTATELYQWMVQAGGNPLLFNDSGDVYAFEFLYNLSQYFAPEYIHGYWGSYKGLLEGAYFILDYQWPYIWSTYIVPAGAQNNISFYPGPSGPVNNDHLVGGDVLAIPKTATHIQTLLEFAQFLLSPQVQRQFIELLSWPAVNELAYQNLPSNISGIYTALEQALKYPFFRLPVAWQTEWNTLADEAFTKIIVDHAPYSQIPSILSYYNQQMYNYLKTTYNVTVAQEYEEGYFAPLYVP encoded by the coding sequence ATGCATGCAACTAGGGATAAAGGTAGTCGGAGGTCTGTCTCAACCACGGTCTTGGCCGTAATAATTGTGGTGGTCATAGTTGCCGTAGTCGCTGGCGTCTTCGTGGCCACTTACCACCCCACAAAGGTGATCACGATTACTTATTATGACGACCTATCACCGACAGAGGCCCAGGTCTTTGAGACCAAGATTCTGCCCGAGTTCGAGAAGACGCACCCTAACGTAAAGATTGACTACATAGACGCCAGCGCCAGCGAGATAGCTAGTGACGTGGAGGCGCTGGTCCAGGCCAACAAGAGGGAGCCCGTGATAATAGGCGAGGACAACATGGTGATAGGGGAGCTGATATACGGCGGCTACCTGCTGAACCTGACGCCCTACGTGAACGAGCTGCTGTCAAACGTTTCGCTTATACCTTCTATGAAGTCGATAGTTGAGTACGAGACCCACGTGTTCCACGCCATATACTTCGTGCCGCTGAGGGCCAACGTGCCCCTGGTCTTCTACAACGCCACGCTCTTCAAGAAGCTCGGCATACCCTCCCCCCAGAACTGGAGCGAGCTGCTCTACGACGCCGAGCTGATATACAACAAGACTGGCATTAAGCCAGTGATGTTCCAGGGCCACGGCGGCGCCAGCACGGCAACAGAGCTCTACCAGTGGATGGTCCAGGCGGGCGGCAACCCGCTGCTCTTCAACGACTCTGGCGACGTCTACGCTTTCGAGTTCCTCTACAACCTCTCGCAGTACTTCGCGCCTGAGTACATACACGGCTACTGGGGCAGCTACAAGGGGCTGCTGGAAGGCGCCTACTTCATACTGGACTACCAGTGGCCCTACATATGGTCGACCTACATAGTGCCAGCCGGCGCCCAGAACAACATAAGCTTCTACCCAGGCCCCTCAGGGCCAGTCAACAACGACCACCTGGTGGGGGGTGATGTGCTGGCCATACCTAAGACAGCAACGCACATACAAACGCTCCTGGAGTTCGCCCAGTTCCTGCTGTCGCCACAGGTCCAGAGGCAGTTCATAGAGCTACTCAGCTGGCCGGCCGTGAACGAGCTGGCGTACCAGAACCTGCCCTCAAACATAAGCGGCATCTACACCGCCCTGGAGCAGGCGCTCAAGTACCCGTTCTTCAGGCTGCCAGTAGCGTGGCAGACCGAGTGGAACACCCTGGCCGATGAGGCCTTCACTAAGATAATAGTCGACCACGCGCCCTACAGCCAGATACCGAGCATACTGAGCTATTACAACCAGCAGATGTACAACTACCTTAAGACCACCTACAATGTCACCGTGGCGCAGGAGTACGAGGAGGGCTACTTCGCGCCGCTCTACGTGCCTTAG
- a CDS encoding ATPase domain-containing protein produces the protein MESTSADWITIPIAAWSRVAGNIRRGSIILVAGYPGAGKTTLASQFAYAGAASGEPSLYVSFVEPRDDFIDNAASFGMDFRPLEGRGAFKYYEALSVSDPEALGDVIEDVLSQVDSMGAKRVVLDSVTAVEQLARDPPRAREIMHSALYLGLKRRGATSLLIAELPFGAEASPIGPEEFIADGVIVLKYRVVKNKLERYAEIRKMRGTNIKRSEFPIAVTSRGLEIAVPPDISSMPSGASPARSFSLLGFRLPEGANVLIDVEPSVDPLKLTAWLLASPALNSGLKVMVKSFIHGPSTLRDMIEACHVEDYGNRLALPAYEPSSYSVGELLSVAFRGIEEFRPDVVIEEGNSVLMELFGREDYTKLAYDCLSFMGANRVLTFHIYLWPTDNVFDLPLARFYDFVFTVKPVGEAIEIRPLKLWGKVSPGQPVTVSLRQLSSCDYTRQNGLRPAGSPQQV, from the coding sequence ATGGAGAGCACAAGCGCTGACTGGATAACAATACCTATAGCCGCATGGTCAAGGGTTGCTGGTAACATAAGGAGGGGCTCAATAATCCTCGTGGCTGGCTACCCTGGGGCAGGGAAGACCACGCTGGCCTCCCAGTTCGCCTACGCAGGCGCAGCGTCGGGGGAGCCCTCTCTATACGTCAGCTTCGTGGAGCCGAGGGACGACTTCATCGACAACGCCGCCTCCTTCGGCATGGACTTCAGGCCGCTTGAGGGGAGGGGCGCCTTCAAGTACTACGAGGCCCTCAGCGTCAGCGACCCAGAGGCCCTAGGCGACGTTATTGAGGACGTGCTCTCCCAGGTGGACTCCATGGGGGCGAAGAGGGTAGTGCTTGACAGCGTCACAGCTGTTGAGCAGCTCGCCAGGGACCCCCCGAGGGCCAGGGAGATCATGCACTCAGCCCTCTACCTTGGCCTCAAGAGGAGGGGGGCGACCTCCTTGCTTATAGCTGAGCTGCCGTTTGGGGCTGAGGCGTCTCCAATAGGCCCTGAGGAGTTCATAGCTGACGGCGTGATAGTTCTCAAGTACAGGGTCGTCAAGAACAAGCTCGAGAGGTACGCCGAGATAAGGAAGATGAGGGGGACTAACATAAAGCGCTCGGAGTTCCCCATAGCAGTAACGTCAAGGGGGCTAGAAATTGCCGTGCCGCCTGACATCTCATCTATGCCGAGCGGCGCTAGCCCTGCCAGGAGCTTCTCCCTATTAGGCTTCAGGCTGCCAGAGGGTGCCAACGTGCTCATAGACGTCGAGCCCTCCGTGGACCCCCTGAAGTTGACCGCGTGGCTGCTTGCCAGCCCAGCCCTAAACTCGGGCCTGAAAGTCATGGTAAAGTCTTTTATTCACGGCCCATCGACCCTGAGGGACATGATAGAGGCCTGTCACGTGGAGGACTACGGCAACAGGCTGGCGCTGCCCGCCTATGAGCCTTCCTCATACAGCGTGGGAGAGCTCCTGAGCGTGGCGTTTAGAGGCATTGAGGAGTTCAGGCCCGACGTCGTTATTGAGGAGGGCAACAGCGTCCTCATGGAGCTCTTCGGCAGGGAGGACTACACAAAGCTCGCTTATGACTGCCTCTCATTTATGGGCGCTAACAGGGTCCTCACGTTCCACATATACCTGTGGCCGACGGACAACGTCTTCGACCTACCCCTGGCGAGGTTCTACGACTTTGTGTTCACAGTCAAGCCCGTTGGGGAGGCCATTGAGATCAGGCCGCTCAAGCTGTGGGGCAAGGTGAGCCCTGGACAGCCCGTGACAGTGAGCCTCAGGCAGCTCAGCTCATGTGATTATACGAGGCAGAACGGCCTAAGGCCCGCCGGCAGCCCTCAACAAGTGTAG
- a CDS encoding DUF2258 domain-containing protein, with the protein MPRLSTGFTIVGAYALKVRRALFALLRDRVKQDKEWSRKVAYSSAMLNRVLYELLVRRLRLDKGDVVRVRIDFDVDDSSKEVVWRWDTMTVEVFRRLRDEELGPALKEVLANAESISALPRYSLVKLGTSIDGDVLYSLNLNGEEVGVIIVTPLQGGVLIKGGGALKPTVASIKRSQVKLKGGSLEEAVAYVLPELLQEEDSEDKVRRIIEDLKSRLK; encoded by the coding sequence ATGCCTCGCCTCAGCACGGGGTTTACAATAGTTGGCGCCTACGCCCTGAAGGTTCGAAGGGCCCTCTTCGCGCTCCTAAGGGACAGGGTGAAGCAGGACAAGGAGTGGTCAAGGAAGGTTGCCTACTCCTCAGCCATGCTCAACAGGGTGCTCTACGAGCTCCTGGTCAGAAGGCTGAGGCTCGACAAGGGCGACGTGGTGAGGGTCAGGATAGACTTTGACGTGGACGACTCGTCTAAGGAGGTCGTCTGGAGATGGGATACCATGACAGTGGAGGTCTTCAGGAGGCTCAGGGATGAGGAGCTGGGGCCGGCGCTGAAGGAGGTCCTAGCTAACGCTGAGAGCATATCGGCGCTGCCCAGGTACTCCCTCGTCAAGCTTGGCACGTCAATAGATGGGGACGTGCTCTACTCGCTCAACCTCAACGGGGAGGAGGTGGGCGTGATAATAGTGACGCCGCTGCAGGGCGGGGTCCTCATAAAGGGCGGGGGAGCTCTGAAGCCCACGGTGGCATCCATAAAGAGGTCTCAGGTCAAGCTCAAGGGTGGCTCCCTAGAGGAGGCAGTAGCTTATGTGCTGCCTGAGCTACTTCAGGAGGAGGACAGCGAGGACAAGGTGAGGCGCATAATAGAGGACTTGAAGTCAAGGCTCAAGTAA
- a CDS encoding 2-oxo acid dehydrogenase subunit E2: MPTQRRLTGPDEFFAASMTLHEVGPRLSLSRLMSFDGMIKAREELSRRMPLQRFTPTVILLKIMGNLLSRPQYNELNSRVDQDIVITYENVNAALPIYREKGRTTVIVVDDVNRKPVEQLSLEVRSAKEGTDYSKATFLLVNLGVMGIDAISGISLPGIASSVAIGRIRKGLIYDEARDRTVTANIAWVTLTVDPRVVGPDVVGSFMADLASILSKDKLVLQILEA, translated from the coding sequence ATGCCCACCCAGAGGAGGTTAACGGGCCCTGACGAGTTCTTCGCTGCGTCTATGACATTACACGAGGTGGGCCCCAGGCTTAGCCTCTCGAGGCTTATGTCATTTGACGGTATGATTAAAGCTAGGGAGGAGCTCAGCAGAAGGATGCCGCTTCAGAGGTTCACGCCAACAGTTATTCTGCTTAAAATCATGGGCAACCTGCTCTCAAGGCCTCAATATAATGAGCTTAACTCCAGGGTTGACCAGGACATAGTTATAACGTATGAGAACGTCAACGCGGCTCTTCCAATATACAGGGAGAAGGGAAGGACCACTGTTATAGTTGTCGATGATGTAAACAGGAAGCCCGTTGAGCAGCTGTCCTTAGAGGTGAGGTCGGCCAAGGAGGGCACCGACTACTCAAAGGCCACGTTCCTCCTTGTAAACCTCGGCGTGATGGGGATAGACGCCATATCCGGCATCAGCCTGCCAGGTATAGCGTCATCGGTTGCAATAGGCAGGATCAGGAAGGGGCTCATCTATGACGAGGCCAGGGATAGGACTGTCACAGCTAACATAGCGTGGGTCACGCTTACTGTAGACCCAAGAGTGGTGGGGCCCGACGTCGTGGGCTCCTTCATGGCGGACCTGGCTAGTATTCTCTCAAAAGATAAATTGGTGCTTCAGATACTGGAGGCCTAG
- a CDS encoding prenyltransferase, which yields MASLLEYIKSTRPWTVAFSALIYMLGVVAAARLGLEVNYLLVGLGLAGEALVHTMVNMFNDYFDFKLGFDSAPSPVRVHPILNGIVRPCDLKRDAIAVGLAGLSLGVAVAALGRPLAIAFGAIGIFFGYGYSDPRIGFKYKALGDLAYPLSMVILSGAGFYVASGRLLPEGFLVGLPVVVATEGVLFANYWRDIDRDRSLGARTLAQILGPRLSAAYYAAVLLTSLAIAALLAFVGIFPPLSLISLASAAYAVKLFKESLDRRLEKLDFETAVYSYLLGALILVGTALEFA from the coding sequence GTGGCGAGCCTGTTAGAGTACATAAAGTCTACCAGGCCTTGGACTGTGGCGTTCTCGGCATTAATTTACATGCTCGGCGTGGTCGCCGCGGCCAGGCTGGGCCTGGAAGTTAACTATCTCCTTGTAGGCCTGGGCCTTGCCGGGGAGGCCCTGGTGCACACAATGGTTAACATGTTCAATGACTACTTCGACTTCAAGCTTGGCTTTGACTCAGCGCCTAGCCCTGTTAGGGTTCACCCCATACTTAACGGCATAGTTAGGCCCTGCGACCTTAAGAGGGACGCCATCGCTGTGGGCCTCGCAGGACTCTCGCTTGGGGTCGCGGTGGCAGCACTGGGCAGGCCCTTGGCCATAGCGTTTGGTGCAATAGGCATATTCTTTGGCTACGGCTACAGCGACCCCCGCATAGGCTTTAAGTACAAGGCCCTTGGCGACCTGGCCTACCCCTTGTCTATGGTTATCCTCTCAGGGGCCGGCTTCTACGTCGCCAGCGGGAGGCTCCTTCCAGAAGGCTTCCTGGTGGGCCTGCCAGTGGTTGTTGCCACCGAAGGCGTCCTCTTCGCGAACTACTGGAGGGACATTGACAGGGACCGCTCGCTCGGCGCAAGGACCCTGGCGCAGATCCTGGGTCCAAGGCTGTCCGCCGCCTACTATGCCGCCGTACTCTTAACTTCGCTGGCAATAGCGGCGCTGCTGGCTTTCGTAGGCATATTCCCACCGCTCTCGCTCATCTCCTTGGCCTCAGCGGCCTATGCAGTTAAGCTGTTCAAGGAGTCCCTGGACAGAAGGCTAGAGAAGCTGGACTTTGAGACGGCGGTTTACTCCTACCTGCTTGGCGCCTTGATACTCGTCGGAACGGCGTTAGAGTTTGCATGA
- a CDS encoding isochorismatase family cysteine hydrolase → MRPALIIVDMLNDFIDGALATPEAKSTVSPARRVLEVFRSNGWPVVYVNDAHYPTDIEMPLWGPHAMKGTRGAEVYSGLAPRQGEYVIEKHTYSGFYGTALDHVLRSLGVDTVVLVGLDADICVRHTAADAFFRGYKVVVVRDAVAARIDKDWETYYKKVYGAAVLDSDEVESYLKASQSSTAR, encoded by the coding sequence TTGAGGCCCGCCCTTATAATTGTTGATATGTTAAACGACTTCATAGACGGCGCGCTCGCCACCCCTGAGGCCAAATCTACAGTGAGCCCCGCCAGGAGGGTCCTCGAGGTCTTCAGGTCGAACGGGTGGCCAGTGGTATACGTCAACGACGCCCACTACCCGACTGACATAGAGATGCCGCTCTGGGGCCCCCACGCGATGAAGGGCACAAGGGGCGCCGAGGTCTACAGCGGGCTCGCCCCGAGGCAGGGCGAGTACGTCATAGAGAAGCACACCTACAGCGGCTTCTACGGCACCGCGCTTGACCACGTACTCAGATCCCTCGGCGTAGACACGGTGGTCCTGGTAGGCCTTGACGCAGACATATGCGTCAGGCACACGGCGGCCGACGCCTTCTTCAGGGGCTACAAGGTTGTAGTAGTCAGGGACGCCGTTGCCGCAAGGATTGACAAGGACTGGGAGACCTACTATAAGAAGGTGTACGGCGCGGCGGTGCTCGACAGCGATGAAGTAGAAAGCTACCTCAAGGCTTCTCAGTCGAGCACTGCTAGGTAG